In a single window of the Verrucomicrobiota bacterium genome:
- a CDS encoding energy transducer TonB has translation MDRPTQSGQRLVPAIIAAILTFALFLLLPLSRFLSPLPEQEVWTVREINRIEVPPPPPPKLSQTEPTPGQQVQSPNLQPLPSRVTLDALPITLSVNPDPDLTTVPSFVDLSESFDAGEEIRRFTFEDLDGGPVALSVPPVSIPLRLARSGFGRGRVVFSIRILTDGSVEILDVVESSHPDLIEPARRSARRARFETPKINGEPVEVEGHWPLVIDATRR, from the coding sequence GTGGATAGACCTACACAATCAGGACAACGACTGGTCCCGGCGATCATAGCCGCTATCTTAACTTTTGCTCTCTTTCTCCTTCTCCCGCTCTCACGGTTTCTCTCTCCCCTGCCGGAACAGGAGGTCTGGACCGTTCGGGAGATCAACCGCATTGAAGTACCTCCTCCGCCTCCCCCAAAACTTTCTCAAACCGAACCAACGCCTGGTCAACAAGTTCAATCTCCTAATCTTCAGCCTCTACCCAGTAGAGTCACTCTAGACGCCCTCCCAATCACCCTTTCGGTCAATCCCGACCCAGACTTAACAACTGTCCCCTCCTTCGTTGATTTGTCAGAGAGTTTCGACGCTGGAGAAGAGATCCGACGTTTTACTTTTGAGGATCTTGACGGCGGACCCGTCGCTCTGAGTGTTCCACCCGTCTCTATACCGCTGCGACTGGCTAGAAGCGGTTTTGGCCGAGGTCGAGTTGTCTTCTCAATCAGGATTCTTACGGACGGGTCCGTCGAGATTCTCGATGTCGTAGAGAGTTCTCATCCCGATCTCATTGAACCCGCGAGAAGGTCAGCGAGAAGAGCCAGGTTCGAAACTCCGAAAATCAACGGAGAACCGGTTGAAGTAGAAGGTCATTGGCCCTTGGTCATCGACGCCACAAGAAGATAA
- the rlmB gene encoding 23S rRNA (guanosine(2251)-2'-O)-methyltransferase RlmB, whose protein sequence is MGRNSVKKLRKPPRYNRGTAIVHLLDEADLMRLVESADNPLLLVLEGVQDPHNLGACLRTASGAGVTSVVAPIKGACGITDTVRDISCGGTEDVPFLQVRNLSQTLRKFQDLGICLVATADEAEESLYEVDLRGPTALILGSEGWGVRRKTAENADHRVNIPMMGSVDCLNVSVSTGVCLYEAVRQRQQ, encoded by the coding sequence ATGGGAAGAAATTCGGTCAAAAAACTTCGAAAACCACCGCGCTACAATCGGGGAACTGCTATCGTTCACCTTCTTGACGAAGCCGACCTGATGAGATTGGTAGAGTCGGCAGACAATCCTCTACTTCTTGTTCTTGAAGGGGTGCAGGATCCTCACAACCTTGGCGCTTGCCTAAGGACCGCCTCGGGTGCAGGCGTGACCTCGGTAGTTGCTCCGATCAAAGGCGCATGTGGCATAACGGATACGGTCAGAGATATTTCCTGTGGAGGAACAGAGGATGTCCCATTTCTTCAGGTGAGGAATCTCAGTCAGACTCTCCGGAAGTTCCAAGATTTAGGCATCTGCCTTGTCGCTACCGCCGACGAGGCCGAGGAATCTCTCTACGAAGTTGACCTGCGTGGACCCACCGCACTGATCTTGGGAAGCGAGGGTTGGGGTGTTCGCCGAAAGACAGCAGAAAATGCCGACCATCGTGTCAACATTCCGATGATGGGAAGCGTTGATTGCCTCAACGTTTCCGTTTCAACTGGCGTTTGCCTTTATGAGGCAGTGCGCCAAAGGCAACAGTAA
- a CDS encoding tetratricopeptide repeat protein produces MPKRIYFGFLLFLLSALPTLGFELEPVEFSWDNPDFQNSFIGTYGFNSDIEPRLSTADQAFLRNTILPLIETDPAVARERVNERLTQTSSPVLYFVQGNVLLQLGETEEAAFYLKRALSLFPSFRRAYRSLALLQLQEDNFQDSIPLWIKVIELGGGDGQSYGLLGYAYLQEENWIAAARALENALVFRPESRDIRRGIVHAFTQSGRPEQASELVIELLNENPEEPQLWRLLANLRLAEDDLSGTAAALEVSTRFPTKQPDSLLLLGTIYASLGLPQKALDAYERLLEVPKADLSFETAMKPLRTLMTQRLWDESLRYAALLRTSFGRDLDSDQSNLVNAAIVTASLYTNPSEEVAETAESYAEVFPLDGLLHLSLGEYFTNQENLGMAILFLRRAAATDEHQYEAKLRLANLFVSEERYEEAITTLRELQQIQFDSRVAAFLSRIENLENSERLTVGP; encoded by the coding sequence ATGCCGAAGCGAATCTATTTCGGTTTCTTACTCTTTTTGCTTTCTGCCCTTCCAACATTGGGATTTGAACTCGAACCTGTGGAATTCTCCTGGGACAACCCTGACTTTCAGAATAGTTTTATTGGCACCTACGGTTTCAACAGCGACATCGAACCTCGACTATCAACGGCAGACCAAGCCTTTCTGCGAAACACTATCCTTCCCCTTATTGAAACTGATCCTGCAGTGGCGCGGGAGCGCGTAAATGAACGTCTCACCCAAACTTCTTCTCCCGTGCTGTACTTCGTGCAAGGCAACGTTCTCTTACAACTCGGAGAAACGGAAGAAGCCGCATTCTATTTGAAAAGAGCTCTGTCCCTCTTTCCAAGCTTTCGCCGAGCTTACCGGTCACTTGCGCTCCTGCAGCTTCAGGAAGACAACTTTCAAGACTCAATTCCTCTCTGGATCAAAGTGATCGAACTCGGTGGAGGAGACGGTCAGAGCTACGGTTTGCTTGGCTACGCCTACCTGCAGGAAGAGAATTGGATAGCAGCAGCGAGGGCTCTGGAGAATGCGTTAGTCTTCCGGCCGGAGAGTCGTGATATTCGAAGAGGTATTGTTCATGCCTTCACTCAATCGGGCAGACCAGAGCAAGCAAGTGAACTGGTCATCGAACTACTGAACGAAAATCCCGAAGAGCCACAACTATGGAGGCTTTTGGCCAACCTGCGGCTTGCAGAAGACGATCTTTCCGGAACTGCGGCTGCCCTCGAGGTCAGCACGCGGTTTCCAACAAAGCAGCCGGACTCCCTGCTTTTACTAGGGACCATATACGCCAGTTTAGGACTTCCTCAAAAGGCGCTCGATGCCTATGAAAGGTTACTCGAAGTCCCAAAAGCCGACCTATCCTTCGAAACTGCCATGAAGCCGCTGAGGACCCTGATGACTCAAAGATTGTGGGACGAGAGTCTTCGATATGCAGCACTCCTCCGAACCTCTTTTGGTAGGGATCTTGATTCGGACCAATCCAATCTGGTCAATGCGGCGATTGTTACTGCATCTCTATACACAAACCCATCAGAGGAGGTCGCAGAGACTGCGGAATCCTATGCAGAAGTGTTCCCATTGGACGGGCTTCTACACCTGTCCCTTGGCGAGTATTTCACGAATCAGGAAAACCTAGGAATGGCCATACTCTTTCTGCGAAGAGCTGCGGCGACCGATGAACACCAATATGAGGCGAAGCTGCGCCTAGCCAACTTATTCGTATCCGAAGAACGCTACGAGGAGGCGATCACTACTTTGCGAGAGTTACAGCAGATCCAGTTCGATAGTCGGGTAGCCGCCTTTCTCTCCAGGATCGAAAATCTCGAAAACTCCGAACGACTAACGGTTGGACCCTAG
- a CDS encoding DUF3450 family protein — protein MTSSYPFVKLGILPLSFAVFLVPSFSAETTDPVSESMTGFEEAIRLQTQLSDEKRDWNRQRDILTAEIKMLEAQLEESLERVRSIEAERTSIQEQRQELVEDLATERKTAAHLQSVMDSTEDQFRSLLTALPPWFNGSTPRIDVDSETIDPVELFRALRSIQIENERISVSSGEVSPVDSNLDYRVDLLSFGLGGAFFSSADGSFGGRYVFDGEMWQVEDISQFAGEIRSAILQTNGLVAPEILLLPVSVSGNP, from the coding sequence ATGACTAGTTCTTATCCGTTTGTGAAACTTGGAATTCTCCCTCTCTCTTTTGCCGTGTTTTTAGTGCCGAGCTTTTCGGCCGAAACAACTGATCCCGTCTCTGAAAGCATGACGGGATTTGAAGAAGCGATTCGTTTGCAAACTCAGCTTTCAGACGAGAAGCGCGATTGGAATCGGCAACGGGATATTCTCACCGCGGAGATAAAAATGCTTGAGGCACAGTTGGAGGAGTCTTTGGAACGGGTTCGCTCGATCGAAGCTGAGAGAACGTCAATTCAAGAGCAAAGACAGGAGCTCGTCGAAGACCTCGCGACTGAACGTAAGACGGCGGCTCACCTACAGTCGGTTATGGATTCGACGGAGGACCAGTTTAGGAGTTTGTTGACCGCCCTCCCTCCGTGGTTCAATGGATCTACACCAAGAATAGACGTAGATTCAGAGACGATTGATCCCGTGGAATTGTTTAGGGCCCTTCGATCCATCCAAATTGAAAATGAGCGAATTTCGGTCAGCTCGGGCGAAGTTTCTCCCGTCGATTCAAACTTGGACTACCGGGTGGATTTACTCTCTTTCGGTCTGGGTGGAGCTTTTTTCTCGTCCGCCGATGGAAGTTTTGGAGGTAGATATGTCTTTGATGGAGAAATGTGGCAGGTAGAAGACATCAGCCAATTTGCCGGAGAGATTCGATCAGCGATCCTCCAAACGAATGGTTTAGTTGCCCCTGAGATCCTTTTATTACCAGTCTCAGTTAGCGGAAATCCATGA
- a CDS encoding biopolymer transporter ExbD — protein sequence MKLRKTTTTPSHIGATDESINVSPLIDVVFILLIFFIVTTVFVQETGIQVERPQAASASELSREAILIAVDREGRIYYGGNPIELQAVRPVVKRLLQGDVRPVIIQADRATATEDLVAVIDEINLAGAATINIATTATGG from the coding sequence ATGAAATTACGCAAGACCACGACAACCCCGAGCCACATTGGAGCTACTGATGAATCCATCAACGTGTCACCATTGATCGACGTCGTGTTCATCCTCCTCATTTTCTTTATCGTAACGACAGTTTTCGTTCAGGAGACTGGTATTCAGGTAGAACGACCCCAAGCTGCGAGTGCGTCAGAGCTTTCGCGTGAGGCGATTCTTATCGCAGTAGACCGTGAGGGCAGGATCTACTACGGCGGTAATCCAATCGAGCTTCAGGCCGTGCGACCAGTCGTCAAAAGACTACTTCAAGGAGACGTCCGTCCCGTAATTATCCAGGCGGACCGTGCAACCGCTACAGAAGATCTCGTCGCGGTTATTGACGAGATCAATCTGGCCGGCGCAGCCACAATCAATATCGCAACGACTGCAACCGGTGGATAG
- a CDS encoding metal ABC transporter permease, giving the protein MSFFSEPLSFEFVQRAIWTAGVIGFTNGFLSGFVVLRRSALMMGALSHSLLPGIAVAVLLLGLTTATAFVGALVSALIVGLVALFIAKTSRIDSHTALAVLYTAAFAGGLLIIDWISTPTELEHWLFGNILALSDEDLFLSLAASGLILLTLAAFSRPLLLFLFEPTIAQSQGVPVRFLGYLLTGLVILGLVVSIQAVGCILSVAMLVAPAAAMLQFAKSPFALVWGGALLGSTISIAAVFVSYWLDLRVGAVIVLMLGGTVFVAYLTGIRNGAVRFLLNRPRSKQS; this is encoded by the coding sequence GTGTCATTCTTCAGTGAGCCCCTTTCATTCGAATTTGTACAACGTGCAATCTGGACAGCTGGGGTAATTGGATTTACCAATGGATTTCTAAGCGGTTTCGTTGTCCTCCGCAGGTCTGCATTGATGATGGGTGCCCTTTCCCACTCTCTGTTGCCGGGAATTGCGGTAGCTGTTCTTCTCTTGGGCCTCACTACTGCTACCGCTTTTGTTGGTGCACTTGTTTCGGCTCTAATCGTAGGTCTAGTCGCACTCTTCATCGCAAAAACCTCGAGGATCGATAGCCATACAGCACTTGCGGTCCTGTACACCGCGGCCTTTGCAGGTGGGCTTTTGATCATCGATTGGATCTCTACTCCCACAGAGTTGGAGCACTGGCTCTTCGGTAACATTCTCGCTCTCTCTGACGAAGACCTGTTTCTTTCCCTGGCAGCTTCCGGTCTGATTCTATTGACGCTCGCAGCATTCTCACGGCCTCTCCTACTGTTTCTTTTCGAGCCAACTATTGCGCAGAGCCAGGGAGTTCCTGTTCGTTTTCTTGGCTATCTGCTCACAGGTTTGGTTATCCTTGGACTAGTGGTATCTATTCAGGCAGTTGGCTGTATCCTCTCGGTTGCGATGCTTGTGGCTCCGGCAGCTGCAATGCTACAGTTTGCCAAGAGTCCGTTCGCACTGGTCTGGGGTGGAGCGTTGCTTGGCTCTACGATCTCCATCGCTGCCGTTTTTGTATCCTATTGGCTAGACCTGAGAGTCGGTGCAGTAATCGTCCTTATGCTTGGAGGGACTGTCTTCGTTGCCTACCTCACCGGAATCCGAAACGGGGCCGTTCGGTTTCTTCTAAATCGACCCCGATCCAAGCAAAGCTAA
- a CDS encoding MotA/TolQ/ExbB proton channel family protein: MSQLLKESWTIWKAGGFLMVPLAIIAFAVLYAEIRLYLQIRFYQPESSVSVTGPRSISTVFETLRESILQPIDRKVRYYSVLVGVCPLLGLLGTVVGMTTTFTGMAQPGTTNLSQEVANGISEALVTTQAGLLVAIPGLILISLLKRSRDRIALRFFALEAEQLQSTENGCPNQLKLHTM; encoded by the coding sequence ATGAGTCAACTGCTGAAAGAATCTTGGACGATCTGGAAGGCAGGTGGCTTTCTCATGGTGCCTCTGGCGATCATAGCATTTGCCGTTCTCTACGCGGAAATCAGGCTCTACCTACAGATCCGCTTCTACCAACCCGAAAGTTCTGTTTCTGTGACAGGCCCACGCTCGATTTCTACAGTTTTCGAGACTCTCCGCGAATCGATCCTTCAGCCGATCGACCGGAAAGTTCGCTACTACTCCGTTTTGGTTGGCGTCTGTCCGCTCCTTGGCCTTCTAGGCACGGTTGTCGGGATGACTACGACTTTTACGGGAATGGCGCAGCCTGGAACTACCAACCTTTCCCAAGAGGTAGCCAATGGAATCTCCGAGGCTCTCGTTACCACTCAAGCGGGTCTACTGGTCGCGATTCCGGGTCTGATTCTTATCTCTCTCTTGAAACGAAGTCGTGACCGAATTGCTCTCCGTTTCTTTGCTTTGGAAGCCGAACAACTTCAGTCAACCGAGAACGGGTGTCCAAATCAGTTGAAGTTGCACACAATGTAG
- a CDS encoding O-antigen ligase family protein produces MQAERVQLTARETAGSFVRTSLNLRGTQDENGSVFHWVIIALIGFYFVAGSWLFGGVVLWTRLILFWMAVVIFLLAVAPVKDRRTRDGALNRSRKAFVTLLRFPVFWIGLLLFGYVGLQWSNPAWTYTEIGGRWWISNVGLKPNLDWPTSVYAPIERGNPGSFLLRFVGVWLVICAGWIVIRRRKELLTVLIIFAVNSFLVALVAVIQAIDLPSKVLWVYPWPRPDFAGPFFYRNHGGAFFYLAAAISFGLALYFQRKWEPSQTRSSPTIVFAVFGLMNSGAVAASGSRAGWVFGTAILLCYAVLSTGIWLRRSQWRTSSFSGIIVGLLVSILIVSIVAAQNQETLERHFRRLLNVPAELEYSGRTIGNDASIVMFQDVPIFGYGADSYGHVFSLYIDQFPELVRQNRRTGGIRTSWVQAHNDPLQMAVELGIVGASIISLFLLYYLVMFLAKISWFREETILWSVAVLVLFLHSFADLIFQSTILLALFALLPATVLLSLRFEKQEQVSLQGPKSSTGKLTPRTP; encoded by the coding sequence GTGCAAGCAGAGAGGGTTCAGCTTACCGCACGGGAAACTGCGGGTAGTTTTGTTCGCACTTCTCTGAATTTGAGGGGCACACAGGATGAAAATGGAAGCGTTTTCCATTGGGTGATCATTGCACTGATCGGCTTTTATTTCGTAGCCGGATCGTGGCTGTTTGGGGGAGTAGTTCTTTGGACCCGACTCATCCTCTTTTGGATGGCGGTTGTCATATTTCTTCTCGCAGTTGCTCCGGTAAAGGATCGGCGGACTCGAGATGGCGCATTAAACCGTTCCAGAAAGGCTTTCGTTACCCTACTCCGATTTCCTGTGTTTTGGATTGGCCTGCTCTTGTTTGGATATGTTGGGCTCCAGTGGTCCAACCCAGCTTGGACTTACACTGAAATAGGCGGTAGGTGGTGGATCTCCAATGTGGGTCTTAAACCGAACTTGGATTGGCCGACATCAGTTTATGCGCCAATTGAAAGAGGAAACCCCGGAAGCTTCCTTTTGCGATTTGTAGGAGTGTGGTTGGTCATTTGCGCAGGCTGGATCGTGATACGCCGTAGGAAAGAGCTGCTCACGGTTCTAATCATATTTGCCGTCAACTCCTTTCTCGTTGCACTCGTAGCCGTCATTCAGGCTATCGACCTTCCGAGTAAAGTGCTCTGGGTCTACCCTTGGCCCAGACCTGACTTTGCAGGACCGTTCTTCTATCGAAACCATGGAGGCGCTTTTTTTTACTTAGCAGCAGCCATTTCATTTGGCCTCGCACTCTATTTTCAGCGGAAATGGGAACCCTCCCAAACGAGAAGCTCTCCAACGATAGTGTTCGCAGTCTTTGGTCTAATGAACAGCGGCGCCGTAGCGGCTTCCGGATCGAGGGCTGGATGGGTTTTCGGAACCGCTATACTCCTTTGTTACGCCGTACTTTCGACCGGAATCTGGCTGCGGAGAAGCCAGTGGCGGACAAGTTCATTTAGCGGCATAATAGTTGGTTTATTGGTTTCAATACTGATCGTTTCCATCGTGGCAGCCCAGAACCAGGAAACATTGGAACGACACTTCCGCCGGTTGCTAAATGTTCCTGCCGAGTTGGAGTATTCAGGAAGAACGATCGGAAATGACGCCTCGATAGTGATGTTTCAAGACGTTCCTATCTTCGGCTACGGTGCAGACTCTTACGGACATGTCTTTAGCCTGTACATCGATCAGTTTCCTGAACTGGTCCGCCAGAACAGACGAACGGGTGGAATCAGAACGAGCTGGGTCCAAGCACACAACGACCCGTTGCAGATGGCAGTGGAACTGGGAATCGTTGGTGCCTCAATCATCAGCTTATTTCTTCTTTATTACCTCGTCATGTTTCTCGCCAAAATTAGTTGGTTTCGAGAAGAGACGATTCTTTGGAGTGTTGCTGTGCTTGTTCTATTTCTCCACTCCTTCGCCGATCTGATTTTCCAAAGTACGATATTGCTGGCGCTGTTCGCTCTGCTCCCCGCTACTGTGCTTTTAAGCCTAAGGTTCGAAAAACAAGAACAGGTATCCTTACAGGGTCCAAAGTCTTCTACCGGGAAACTGACGCCGAGAACCCCTTAG
- a CDS encoding class I SAM-dependent methyltransferase has translation MTTLVERAHQWLIPAFGRGGLLVDATCGNGKDTLFLCRFAKNGDRVIGLDKQELAIHRTRSLLEENGYRADLFQTNHTEVGKILKTIDSSLIAAAIFNLGYLPRGDHSIVTEPSSTLTAIKALLEQASPVFRLSVVAYRGHPGGIEEEEVVRRFFEELSGAGFSVETESGSESPTAPVFFGLRRSAHIDRC, from the coding sequence GTGACAACTCTTGTTGAAAGAGCTCACCAGTGGCTAATACCCGCTTTCGGCCGCGGCGGCCTTCTGGTTGATGCCACTTGCGGGAATGGCAAAGACACTCTTTTTCTTTGCCGCTTCGCGAAAAATGGTGATCGGGTAATTGGTCTCGACAAACAGGAACTGGCGATCCATCGGACAAGGTCATTGCTGGAGGAGAATGGTTACCGAGCTGACCTCTTCCAGACGAATCATACGGAAGTGGGCAAAATCCTCAAAACGATCGACAGTTCCTTGATTGCGGCAGCCATATTTAATTTGGGCTACCTCCCCAGAGGCGACCACTCGATAGTCACGGAGCCGTCCTCCACCCTCACTGCCATTAAAGCCCTCCTTGAACAGGCGTCACCGGTCTTCCGACTATCGGTCGTTGCCTACCGCGGTCATCCCGGAGGCATTGAAGAAGAAGAGGTGGTTAGAAGATTCTTCGAGGAACTATCTGGTGCAGGATTTTCAGTAGAAACCGAATCTGGAAGCGAATCTCCTACCGCACCTGTGTTCTTTGGATTGAGAAGATCAGCCCACATTGACAGGTGCTGA
- a CDS encoding PEP-CTERM sorting domain-containing protein (PEP-CTERM proteins occur, often in large numbers, in the proteomes of bacteria that also encode an exosortase, a predicted intramembrane cysteine proteinase. The presence of a PEP-CTERM domain at a protein's C-terminus predicts cleavage within the sorting domain, followed by covalent anchoring to some some component of the (usually Gram-negative) cell surface. Many PEP-CTERM proteins exhibit an unusual sequence composition that includes large numbers of potential glycosylation sites. Expression of one such protein has been shown restore the ability of a bacterium to form floc, a type of biofilm.), with product MQLQLSAFAVVFTIVFASTQVNAGINITYNNTTGAYVVEGSDAGPGDFQTGGYEYTWEFGPGAVWRAEVDELFKELNDADAILGTAGGTVFNSLNLVDIATKSLTFQAAGSSQRDLDPAPLILNEQTGAILAGIWDFAFGTFVGQPVLPNNTTTDPFTLTIVPEPSSFGVLLGVAAVSFASLVRRRASRS from the coding sequence ATGCAGCTACAACTCTCTGCCTTCGCCGTGGTTTTTACCATTGTGTTTGCTTCCACCCAAGTAAATGCCGGTATCAACATTACCTACAATAACACCACTGGCGCGTATGTCGTGGAAGGTAGCGATGCGGGACCTGGGGACTTCCAAACTGGTGGATACGAATACACTTGGGAATTTGGTCCTGGTGCGGTTTGGCGAGCTGAAGTGGATGAGCTGTTCAAAGAGTTGAACGACGCGGATGCTATTTTGGGAACCGCTGGTGGAACGGTGTTTAATAGTTTGAATCTGGTGGATATCGCCACGAAATCCCTGACGTTTCAAGCTGCGGGTTCGTCCCAAAGGGATCTCGACCCTGCGCCCCTAATTTTAAACGAGCAAACCGGGGCTATATTAGCGGGCATTTGGGACTTTGCGTTCGGAACTTTTGTAGGCCAACCTGTCCTTCCAAACAATACTACGACGGATCCTTTTACTTTAACGATCGTACCCGAACCTAGCTCTTTTGGAGTGCTTTTGGGTGTCGCTGCGGTGTCCTTTGCGTCTTTGGTTCGTCGCCGCGCTAGCCGCAGCTGA
- a CDS encoding GDSL-type esterase/lipase family protein: MESSDTREKSVLCFGDSLTWGYNPVSGERHPRHQRWPFVAESHLGSGYHLIEEALNGRTTVVDDPYRDFRSGKSVLPMLLESHSPIDLVVIFLGVNDFKFRSSQTSREVALGILSLYNTVVTSRAGPDQTSPECLIVSPPLIPEPHGMMNTLFRNGLDEVPKLFAELEMASETFPLHLLDAAQIVKPSVPDGIHLSTEETEKLGIAIGTRIGELI, from the coding sequence ATGGAATCATCAGACACCCGTGAAAAATCGGTTCTTTGCTTCGGCGACTCCCTTACCTGGGGCTACAACCCCGTCTCGGGGGAACGTCATCCGAGGCACCAGCGATGGCCATTTGTAGCCGAAAGCCACCTTGGATCCGGCTATCATCTAATTGAAGAAGCCTTGAACGGGCGGACGACCGTGGTCGATGATCCGTACCGGGATTTTCGCTCGGGCAAGTCGGTTCTCCCGATGCTGCTCGAGAGTCATTCGCCAATCGACCTAGTGGTCATTTTCCTCGGGGTGAATGACTTTAAGTTTCGGAGTAGCCAAACGAGCCGGGAAGTAGCGTTGGGCATTCTTTCGCTCTACAATACTGTGGTTACCAGCCGTGCCGGACCAGACCAGACATCTCCTGAATGTTTGATCGTCTCACCACCCCTGATCCCAGAACCACACGGGATGATGAACACCCTCTTTAGAAATGGGCTGGATGAAGTTCCAAAACTATTTGCGGAGCTGGAGATGGCCAGTGAGACGTTTCCGTTGCATCTACTAGATGCTGCGCAGATCGTTAAACCTAGTGTTCCGGATGGTATTCACCTTTCCACCGAAGAAACGGAAAAGCTCGGTATCGCAATTGGAACGAGAATTGGCGAATTGATCTAA
- a CDS encoding MotA/TolQ/ExbB proton channel family protein, translating into MISRKEIWFSIFIACLLGAFSASGDPLAEISEQGRAQAREALSELREFRLSVEQEALPLETRVRELREQLDEAQRRLEQFREAADSSAIALSELQDEKEKLSLRRQTIESLLDEIIGSHAVAPRYGEREIIKSLWKEWTSTRGTADQLLLAEPILVQVLSDLSSEVGGNISSLTVFLPTGQKIGGIGLSLGPLLYFAAQGVNVGMVDSSDPVLPTLRPSVGKEEDLIRNTLADRSGILPIDPTGGVALALRDSQSGLTGEIRQAGIWIYPILIAAIVALVVVLLKWTMIARTQMAFRRGIPLGLRFQANPGKDTLRKLLKDQPEQLRSFWETLYSSGGIDPDSREDLLFARLIEVRLRLTKGLAALSVIAATTPLLGLLGTVTGMIATFQQITLFGQGDPRSLSGGISEALLTTKYGLIVAIPTFLIYAYLSRKAHGTVSDLENFARAAESPEQG; encoded by the coding sequence ATGATCAGCAGAAAGGAAATATGGTTCTCCATTTTCATTGCTTGTTTGCTCGGGGCTTTCTCTGCATCCGGTGATCCACTCGCAGAAATAAGTGAGCAGGGTCGCGCTCAGGCCAGGGAAGCGCTATCCGAGTTGCGCGAATTCCGACTCAGCGTAGAACAAGAAGCGCTTCCACTCGAGACCCGCGTTCGCGAGCTCCGGGAGCAACTCGATGAGGCTCAAAGACGTCTTGAGCAGTTTCGCGAAGCAGCAGACTCCAGCGCAATCGCCCTGAGTGAACTTCAGGATGAGAAAGAGAAGCTTTCTCTGCGAAGACAAACGATCGAATCCCTTCTCGATGAGATCATCGGCTCACATGCCGTAGCCCCGCGTTATGGAGAACGTGAAATTATCAAAAGCCTATGGAAAGAATGGACTTCGACCAGAGGAACGGCTGACCAACTACTACTCGCGGAACCTATCCTTGTCCAAGTGCTTTCAGATCTGAGCAGCGAGGTAGGAGGCAACATCTCTTCGCTCACTGTATTCCTGCCAACGGGTCAAAAAATAGGAGGTATTGGTCTTTCACTCGGTCCACTTCTCTACTTCGCCGCTCAGGGAGTGAATGTAGGTATGGTAGACAGTTCAGATCCAGTGCTCCCGACTTTGCGACCTTCAGTCGGAAAAGAAGAAGACTTGATTCGAAACACATTGGCCGACCGATCAGGTATTTTGCCGATCGACCCAACTGGAGGAGTAGCACTGGCTCTCCGCGACAGTCAGTCTGGCTTGACTGGCGAGATTCGGCAGGCCGGAATCTGGATTTATCCCATCCTCATCGCCGCAATTGTAGCTCTTGTTGTCGTACTCTTGAAATGGACTATGATCGCCCGGACCCAGATGGCATTTCGTAGAGGGATCCCACTTGGGTTAAGGTTTCAGGCAAATCCTGGGAAGGACACCCTCCGGAAGTTGCTGAAAGACCAGCCAGAACAACTGCGGAGCTTTTGGGAAACACTCTATTCTTCCGGCGGGATCGACCCGGATTCACGAGAAGACCTTCTCTTCGCAAGGTTGATTGAAGTCCGCCTGAGGCTTACCAAAGGCCTTGCCGCTCTGTCCGTTATTGCAGCAACTACACCGCTTCTCGGCCTCCTCGGAACGGTTACTGGAATGATTGCGACGTTTCAACAGATCACTCTTTTCGGTCAGGGCGACCCTCGCAGTCTGTCCGGCGGAATTTCCGAAGCCCTCCTCACTACAAAATACGGGCTGATCGTCGCTATTCCAACCTTCCTGATCTACGCCTACCTGTCGCGCAAAGCCCATGGAACAGTCTCGGACCTAGAGAATTTTGCCCGGGCCGCTGAGAGTCCGGAACAAGGATGA